A window of Chryseobacterium aquaeductus genomic DNA:
CCACCCGCATAAGATAAAACTCCAGCTAACAAAGCAGTTGATATTAATATTTTTTTCATAGACATTTATTATATAATCCAAATATAAAATTATTTTAACTACTCTTGTTAATTAATCTTAATATTTTAAACAAACTCATAAAAGAAAATTATGTTTGAAATAACACTTTTGTTGACCCCACGAATAAGTTGCTAATTACCAACACTTTACAAGCTTCTTATTTGATGTAAATTAATACCGTTTAACTTTAAACATTTAAGAAAATAAAGATTTACTATATTTGGAATTGTGTAAAGATAAAAATCAATAAATTTGTAAGATTAAATAAATTATAATATATGAGTTGTGGATGCAAAACATCCGGCGATTCTGCACATTCTTGCGGAACGAAATCCGCGAATGGCTGTGAAAGTGTAAATACCTGTGGTAATAGTTATAAATTAAGTGTTTTCGATTGGTTATCTAACGTACAAAACCCGGCATCTAACCGATGTGATTACGTGGAAGTTAGATTCAAAAATGACAGAAAATCATTTTATAAAAATGTAAACAATATTCCTTTACATATAGGTAGCGTAGTAACAGTAGAATCTAGCCCCGGACATGATGTAGGTGTAGTAAGTCTCACCGGAGAATTAGTGAAAATTCAGATGAAAAAGAAAAGATTTTCTGACGAAGGATCATTCAAAATATACAGATTGGCTAACCAAAAAGATATTGAAGTCTGGCAGGAAGCAAGAAAAAAGGAAGAAACCGTAAAGGTTGATGCCAGAAAAATATCTCACAGACTGGGTCTCGAAATGAAGATCACAGACGTGGAATATCAAGGTGACGCTTCGAAGGTAACATTCTATTATACAGCAGATAATCGGATCGATTTCAGAATGTTGATAAAGGAATTAGCAGGTACCTTCAGAACCAAAATTGATATGAAGCAAATCGGTTTCAGACAAGAAGCCGCAAAAATTGGAGGAATCGGATCTTGTGGAAGAGAATTGTGCTGCTCAACCTGGTTGACAGATTTCAGATCAGTAAACACCAATGTCGCAAGATACCAGCAACTAAGCATCAATCCTCAAAAATTAGCAGGACAATGTGGAAAGTTGAAATGTTGTTTAAATTACGAACTAGATAGTTATCTGGATGCACTAAGCCATTTCCCATCATCATCTACTATGTTGGATACTGAAAAAGGAAGAGCCTTCTGTATTAAAATAGATGTTTTCAAGAAGAAAATGTGGTTCGCTTACGTAGACAGTTCAATGGCTTGGTACGATTTCGATATTGATTTGGTAAAAAAAATGATCGCTCAAAACAAAAAAGGAGAAAGAATTCTTCCGCTTGAAGATCTGAAAGTACCGGATATTGCTTTGCCAAGTGTTGATCTTATTCAGGAAAACAGTGTAGACCGTTTTGAGAAGAAAAACAGAGGAGGAGGTTTCAATAAAAACAGAAATCCGAACCAAAACTCAAATCAAAACAGACCGAATAACAATCAGGGGCCAAGAAAAGATCGTCCGGAAAGGAATGACAGAAACGAAAGACCGCAAAAAACGGATCGTCCTGCCACAGATAAGTCTGCAAATTCTGAAAGACCAAGGAATACAAATCCTAACGCAAAACCAAATCAGAACCCGAATCAAAGACCGCCAAAGCCACAACAACAGTCGCAGCAGCCAAAAGTTCAGGTAGAAAATACAGAGGCAAAAGTAAATTCGGATGAAAGAACGCAACCTCCAAAAAAGAAATTTAAAAAGAAATTTCCTCCCAAAAAAGATAATAATGTATAGAATTTTAGGGTCATTAATGCTTATTTTTCTTGTAGGATGCGGCACTTCGGGAGAAGATGTCATCATGAATCCTATCAATAATAAATGGAGCAAAAAAGCCGAACAGAAATTTAAACTAGAAATTACAGATCCGCAAAATCCTAAAAATATTATATTTGTTGTAAGAAATAATAATGAATATCCTTACAGCAATATTAGATTTATTGTTAATTTTATAAACCCAAAAAGTAAAATTGCTAAAGTGGATACCCTAAATTACATTTTGGCAAAACCAAATGGTGAATGGCTGGGTACAGGATTTGGAGAAACAAAGGAAACTTTATTTCAATATAAAACAAATTATAAATTTCCGGAAAAAGGAACCTATGAAATTGGGGTTTTACAGGCAATGCGAAATGACAATCTTCCGGGAATTGAAGACTTAGGTATAAAAGTAGAAACGGCTAAACCGTAATTATACATGAACGAAAACACACAAAATACAGGAAATAAGGGAAAAACTTTCCCACTTCCTCCTAAAAAAAACAGTAAAAATACAGCATGGAGAAGATGGGTCAAATTCATTTGGGTCGGCTTTATTGCAGTAGTTTTGGGAATTTCCGGACTTTTCTTCGCTGTTTCTCAAGGATTTCTTGGGGATATGCCAGACGTAAAAGAACTTGAAAATCCCGATATTTACGTAGCATCACAGATTATTTCTTCTGATGGAATTGTTTTAGGCAAATTTGAGAAAGAAAAAACTCAGCCTGTAACTTATCAGGAGCTTCCTCCTCATCTTATTTATGCACTTCAGGCTAAGGAAGATGAGCGCTTTAAAGAACATTCGGGAATTGATTTAAAGTCAATTTTAAGAGCGGTGAGATTTGGAGGTGAAAGAGGCGGAGGTTCTACTATTACTCAGCAGCTTGCAAAGCTATTGTTTACCGGTGCCGCTTCGCAGAATAAGGTAAAGCGAGCAATACAGAAACTTAAAGAATGGGTAGTAGCCGTAAGTTTGGAAAAAAGATACACTAAGGAAGAAATTATTACCCAATACTTCAACAAGTTCGATTTCCTTTTCAATGCAAATGGCGTTGAAATGGCTTCAAGAGTTTACTTTAATAAAAAAACATCGGAGCTTACATTACCTGAGGCAGCTACCTTTGTTGCGATGCTGGAAAATCCTAGGAAAAACAATCCTTACAGATACCCAGAAAGAGCAAAAGAAAGAAGAGATGTTGTTTTAAAACAAATGCTTGAAACCGGATACATTGATAGTACTACTTACGAAAAAGCAATTTCCACATCAATAAGTGTAGATTTTCATCCAATAGAAAATATTAATGATAACCATTCTGCCTATTTTAAGTTTTACTTGAAGAAAGAAATCGACAAATATGTGGTTGATTATGAGAAGGAAACAGGAAAACAACTGAATCTTTATAAAGACGGTTTAAAAATTTATGTTACTCTTGATTCTAAAATGCAACAATATGCTGAGGAAGCAATCAAAGAACATCTTACTGATCTTCAGAAGAGATTTGATGCTGAACAAAGAGGCAGGAAAAACAGACCTTTTTATTTAATTTCTGACAAGCAGGCGAACGATATCATGATGCAGGCTGTCAGAAGAACAGGACGTTACAAATTATTAAAGGCCGACAATGTACCTGAGGATTCTATTATGATGGAATTCCATAAACCAATAAAAACCTCTCGTTTCACATGGGCAGGCGAAGAAGAAGTAGAAATGTCACCTTGGGACTCTATCAGATATCACAAACAGATTGCACAGGCAGGTTTAATGTCAGTAGTTCCAGGAACCGGTGAAATTAAAGCTTGGGTAGGAGGTATAGACTGGCAACATTTCCAATACGATCACATTAAACAAGGAAAAAGACAGGTAGGCTCTACATTTAAACCCTTCGTTTATGCTACGGCTATTATGAAATTAGGTTTAACGCCTTGTTCTACCATATCAAACGCTAGCTTCAACAAAGGAAGTTATCATGTTCCGGGCAGAGGAGGAATGCTAACATTAAAAGATGCTTTAGCCCATTCTCAAAACCCTGTGGCGCTAAGACTTGCTGAAATGTCCGGCACTCAGAGTGTCATTCAGACTGCAAGAGATTTGGGTGTAACTGAAGAAATATCTACAAGTTTGCCGATGGCCTTAGGTTCTTCTGACATTACAATTTATGAAATGGTAGGTGCTTACAGCACTTTTGCTAACTATGGCAACTACAATAAACCGGAAATGATCTGGAGAATTGAAGATGCCAACGGAAGAGTGATCAAAGAAGTAAATGCAGAGCCGAAAGAGGTGATGAACCCTAATTATGCATACACAATGATCGAACTGATGAAAGGCGTAGCGCAGTTTGGTACTGCTTCGGGAGAACTTGGAAGAAAAGGTATTTCTAAAGATGTGGAAATCGCCGGCAAAACGGGTACTACACAGAATAATTCAGACGGTTGGTTTATGGGAATTACTCCAAAATTAGCAACTGGAGCCTGGGTAGGATGGGAAGACAGAGCAACCCACTTTTGGGGAACTGGTGAAGGACAAGGAGCAAAAATGGCATTGCCGATTTGGGCAATTTACATGAAGAAAGTTTGGGCAGACAAATCGCTTAAGATATCTCCAGAAGATAAATTTGTAAAACCAGGTGATTGGAAAGACGGCTGTACAAACCTCCAAGGATTGAGCGGCGGATACGGTGATGATGGAGGATTGCAGACTATTGATCAAATCAAGAATCCAAAACCGGCAGATCCTACTCCAAAAAACAATTCTGGTAAAAAAGAAGACAACATCAATGAAAATCTGAATTCCAGTGAGGAAATAGATTTTAATAAATAAATTTTTAATAACTATCATAAGACCTTTCAATCACTGAAAGGTCTTTTTTTGTCTTTGTTTTCTTAAATTTGAAACATGAATATCAAGAATATCAAACAACCATTCATAGAAATTTTTCCAGGTGATTTTTCTAAAAATCCCGCTCAAAGAAACACACCAAAAGTCTTATTCTCTACTATTAATCCTGTAGGATATGATGAGCCAAAATTAATTGCTTTCAATGAAAAACTTTCTGAAGAGATTGGTTTAGGAAAATTAAATGAAACTGATATCGATTTCCTGGTGGGAAATAATTTACCTGAAAACATAAAAACGTACTCAACTGCCTACGCCGGACATCAGTTTGGAAATTGGGCAGGACAGCTAGGTGACGGCAGAGCCATCCTTGCGGGAGAAATAGAAAACGAAAGCGGGCAGAAAACAGAAATCCAGTGGAAAGGCGCAGGAGCAACTCCATATTCCAGACACGCAGATGGAAGAGCCGTTCTAAGATCTTCCGTCAGAGAATATTTGATGAGTGAAGCAATGTACCATTTAGGAGTTCCCACGACTAGAGCTTTAAGTTTAAGCTTTACAGGAGAAAAAGTAGTTCGCGACATGATGTACAGCGGAAATCCTCAAGAAGAAAAAGGTGCCGTAGTAGTAAGAACTGCAGAAAGTTTTTTGCGTTTCGGACATTTTGAATTGATGTCAGCACAAAAGGAAATTGATACTTTACAAAAACTTGCAGATTTTACAATTAAAAATTATTTCCCTGAAATCACTTCCGAAGGCGAACAAAAATATAAAGATTTCTTTCAATCAGTTTGCACAAAAACTGCGGATCTCATGGTTGAATGGTTCAGAGTAGGTTTTGTACATGGAGTAATGAATACGGATAACATGTCTATTTTGGGTTTGACGATTGACTATGGACCGTTTTCGATGATGGATGAATATGATTTGAATTTCACACCCAACACAACAGATCTTCCTGGCAGAAGATATGCTTTTGGGAAACAAGGTCAGATTTCACAATGGAATCTCTGGCAACTCGCCAATTCCTTTTTCCCATTAATTAAAGATGAAAAGTTCCTTGAAGACACATTGAATTGGTACGGAACCTATTTTTGGGAAGCTCACGATAAAATGCTTTGCAGAAAATTTGGCTTTGATGAATTGAAAGAAAATGATGAAGAATTTTTCAGCAACTGGCAAGGTTTGATGCAGGAACTTCAACTCGACTACACTCTGTTTTTCAATTTATTGCAAAAATTAGATAAGATTTCTGATTTAAAAACTTATTTTCAAAAAATATCTTACAAGATTTTAGATGAAATTAAAATAATTAAAGTTGAAGATTTTATCGAACAATATCATGTAAGACTTTCAAAAAACACAATTTCAAAAGAAGAATCTTTGAATTTAATGAAGAAAACAAATCCCAAATTTCTTCTCAGAAACTACCTTTTGTTTGAATGTATTGAAGAAATCAACGAAGGAAAAACTGAAATGCTGGAAAAACTGACCAAAGCTTTAGAAAATCCTTATGATGAAATTTTTCCTGAATTTTCAGTAAAAAGGCCTTCAAAGTATCATGACATCAGTGGATGTTCCATGCTTTCATGTAGTTCGTGAAAAAAAACATGAAATTAAATATATTTCATAATATTTTTTTTAATTTTATAAAAAATATATTATGAAAAAACTTTTACTTGCTTTAGGGATATTATATTGTTTTTCGATTAGCGCACAGACACTATTATCAGAAAACTTTGAAGCTGCCACCTTCCCTTCAACATGGACAAGAACTACACTTGTGACATCCAGACCTTGGGATTTGTCAACTGTTAATTTTTCAGGAACTACCCCTCAAGCTATTGCATTGAGAGATAATTTTACTATTACAGGAACTAATTCAGCAACGCTAGACTGGATAGCTTCCGCAAATACTGCTAACTTAACTAGTCCTTCTTTTAGTTTAGTTGGTGCAGCTAGTCCAAGTCTGAAATTCAATGTTGTTGTGGGATGGTCATATATGATTAATCAGGATTTGGGAGATTTGGTTGCTCAAATCTCAACAGACGGTGGTTTGACATGGACTACGCTTTGGGATGAGGATACCGAAACGGGATTTACCAATGATAGTGATACAAATCCCGACACTGATCTTTACAATACAGTTGCAGTACAAAAAAGCTTAGTTCCTTATATCGGACAAGCTAATGTTCGTATTAGATTTCAATACACAGCTACTAACGCTGATGCAGTTGCTATAGATGACGTGCAAGTTTTAGCAGCAACTCTGGCAACAGATGAAGTTTCGAGATCAATAACAAGCATTTATCCTAACCCGACAAAAGGAGAAATCAATATCAAATCTGATAAGAAAATAAAATCATCTGAAATTTTAGATTTCACTGGAAAATCAATACTGAAATCTTCATCGGCTAAGGCAGACATTTCTTCATTGCATAAAGGAAATTATATTATGCAGGTAGAATTCACAGACGGAACTTCTATTTCTGAAAAAATAATTAAAGAATAGATTATCTTAATAAATACAAAGCCATCTCAAAAATGAGATGGCTTTGTATTTATTAATGATTTAGTAGGCTATGTTATTAATACAGCCTCAAATATAAATAGACATTATTATTTATCTTTTACTGAATTTTCTGGTTATTAAACCTTTATCCGTTTTAAGTCCAATCAGGTAAATTCCTGGTTTTAAGTTTTGTACATTCACCTTGTTATTATTCATTTCTGCATCCATTCTTATTCCGGACATATCATAGATATAGATATTGGTGATTTTATATTTACTCTTCACATTAATGAAATCTGTTGCCGGACTCGGATAGATAGAAATATCATAATCAGCAGAAGGCGTAGATTCATTGGTAGACAATAACAATGTTTCTGCTGCAACAGCCTTTACTATTACATTATCAAATAAATGCTCTGATGAGGCATTATTTGTTCCAAGAATGTCTTGTGCTACATAATTAAATTGAAAGGGTACCTTCACCGCTGTTCCTGTTATTGTTTTATAAAAACCTGGCCCTTTATACGTTACTGTCCCATTTAATGTATTATATGCGAAACCAAGCCTAACCCAACTATTAGCAGGTAAAACAACAGACGCTGCAGGTATTCCTGTCCCTAGATCTGTAAAACCAATCGTTCCAGTTGTTGTTGTGTAAATACCTGATAGTGTTTTATTACTGTGCTGCATACTTAAGCCACCTAAAAGAAATTCAGAAGTATCATTATAGAGTTCAATCCCTCCAGCATTATTACTTGTTGAAACTGGCCCTGTAAAATAATCATATTCTATCTGAATAATATTATTGCCTGCTGTTCTCGTTGCCCATGCATTATCAAGACCGTCTTTCCAAAGGCGTCGAGACGTATCATTTGTGGCATCACATAAAATTTTTAAATTTTTACCAGAACCAGATGCCTCAACCACATAATCACCGTTTGCACCATTATCAATTTGATAAGGTTCTACACCCATGCCTAGCTGTGCAACAATACTACCAGCATTAAGCGCATCAAAATTTTCTTGTTGTAAAATCTGTGAGTTTAAATGACTTAAGAAGCCTAAACAAAATAGAATGAGGAATTTACATTTCATCTTTTAATTTTTTTCCAAAACTAAAAAATAGATTTTTGACATACCAAATAATTAACTTTTTTTAACTGATTAACCATCAAAAAGATGTAAACCTTTATAATTTATAAATCTTACTTTTGTAAAAACATTAAAACGTGTTAACATTCAGACAAAAATTTGTAAATTTCTTAAAGCTGCTTTTTCCATCTACATTCATAGAGTTGGGAATTTTCGTATTCTTTTTATTGGTTTACGGAATTCTAGGCTCATATATTGCGCTGAATTTCAGAATCATTTTCGACAGCAGAATCCCATGGGATGCATATTTTAGTTTTGATAACAAAGCCATCATTATGACTGGCGGAAGTTTTGAAAGACATCCTCTGTCATACTACTTTTTCAACTGGATGCGAGATACTGTTTTGCTTTTTACTGATGGAAAAACGGATGTTAATTTTAGACTGATTTTAGCTTGGTTGAGCAATCTCACAATAAGTTTAAGTCTGGTTCAGATTTATAAATATTTGAACAATATAATCAGACTTCCTTTACTTTTAAGTTTATTAATTGTCTTCTTTTTCAGTTTATTTTCAACAAATATTCTTCTTTCTTTTACGCCGGAAACATATACCTACACGTTGTTTCTATTAGTTTTATTTAATTATTATACTGCCATCAAATTTAACAAAAACGGAAAAATTGCCGGTTCTGCATTAGTGCTTGCGGGAGTGACAATTGGAGGATTGACGGTGACGAATATTGTAAAAATTTTTATCCCCATAATTTTTGAGAACGGTTTATTTAAAAGCTGGAAAAAATTCGGAAATGCTGCATTCAGAGTCATTCTTGCTTGTGCTGTTTTTGTTCTTTTATACTTAAATCGAATTGATTTTAAATATCAAAACATCCTTTCAAAATCCGGCGAACAGTACGAAAAGTTCTCGAATGTAAAATCAACTCCCATTTGGGACATGATCTACTCTTACTTTTTTGGTGGAAACATTCTTTTCCCAAGTTTTTTTATTCGTGAAAAACATAATATGGAAGGTTTCTACTTCAAAGCCATTTTCATGGAAACCTACTCTACCGCCTTCGCCTATATTTTTATTGGACTTGTATTAGGGCTTGTATTGTGGAGTTATTGCAAAAATTTCAAAAATAAACTCGTTCAAATCCTTATGATTTCCTTTTTGGTAGACATTACGATACATTGTATCTTCAGATTTGGACTTCATACTTCTTACATTTATGGTGGTCATTTTATTTTTATCTATCCGCTATTATTGGGTTGGCTGTTTTTTGCGTACAGTAATTCACCAAAAACACTTTCTTTTCTTACAATGACGACAGTTGTTTTAACTATTTATCTGCTACTCAACAATTACCATAGAATGATAGATTTTTTTGAATTTCTAAACACGTATTACCAATAAAAAAGCGCGGAGAAAATAAATTTTCTCCGCGCTTTTTCACTTTATTTAAAACTATTTTGCTTCAGCGCAAAAGATTCTGTATTGTACAGCAACAGCAGATTTAAAATATTCTCTCACTCTGGAAAGATCTGCGGCTGCGCTTTGTTTTGTGAAATAACTTCCTGCTAAAATCTTATAATTTGGTCTCAGAGAAGCATCCGTCTCAACTTTCAGATTCGGAAATCTTTTTCGGAAATATGCTTTCACTTCATTTGCTTCTTCATTACTTTTCACAACTGTAATCTGGATTTTAAAACCTAAGATACGAGGGTTTTTTCTGCATACTTCTGCATTTGTAAGCTCTCTGCTTGGTACAAAAATCTTTGCCGGTCTTGCAGGAATGTCATAATCTGCAGAAGAATTATTCACAGCTACTCTTGCACATTTTTCTTCAAGACCAGTCATTGCATCATTCACACGTGAATCCATCGTCACAACCAGCTCTGTTCCTGACAAAGTATCTCTCTTTACAACCTGTTGGGCATCAACGGTATAAAAACCAAAGACGGAAAGCATTAAAAATATTTTGATAAAATTTCTCATTTAAACTTGTTTCTGCAAATTTAGGATAATTTAAAAATACCGCAACCATAGTTATTTAGAATAGTTACAAATTATACGTTGATGACATTTTCCCCTCTGTATATGCCGTTAAATTCCTGTTAAAAATATTATTTTTGCGGAATTGATTACTAATTCAATATTTACTAACATAAGATAATTTAAATGATTAGTTGGAGAAAGCATTATAAAAAAGGGCTGATTGCAATAGGTTTATTGTTGTCAACAAGTGCTTCAATTTACGGGCAAGACGGCGATCCTAAAAATGGTGAAAAACTTTTTAAGGCAAACTGTACGGCATGTCACGCGTTGGATAAACAAGTTATCGGTCCTGCACTGAAGGGTGTGGTAGAGAGACTTAAAACCGAACAAGGACTTGATACAGATTGGCTTCATAAGTGGATTAAAGACAACAAAGCACTCAGAGCTTCTGGCGATAAGTATGCTAATGAGGTTTTTGAAAAGTTTAATAAAACTGAAATGTTGGCGTTTCCAAATCTTGCAGATAAGGACATTGACGACATTTTAGCTTACACAACTAATCCTCCCGCACCTGTAGATGCAGTACCAGAAACTCCTGCACCGGGAGCACCTGCAGCTGGAACTCCGGCAAACAACACGACTTCAAGTATTGTAATTATTTCACTTTTAGCAATTGCTGCTTTATTGGTTTGGATCTTAGTCAAACTGAGACAGTTAGTAAAACTAGGTCAGTCTGACGATTTAGCAGGACTTAACGAAAGCAGAGTAAAATCTTTCAGTGAAATCTACGAAAAATACCACTACATCGGTAAAGGTCTTTTAGCTGTTTTAGCTCTATTAGCAACTTACGGAGTGTGGAACTGGATCATGTGGATTGGTGTTTATAAAGGATATAAGCCTGAACAACCTATCTACTTCTCTCACAAAATTCACGCTGGAGAAAATAAAATTGACTGTCAATTGTGTCACTCTAGTGCTAAATACGGTAAGGTTTCTGAAATTCCTTCCATGAACGTTTGTATGAACTGTCACAGAACGATTTCTGAGTACAATGGTAAATATATTGAGCCAGGAAAAGACAAAGCTTTCTATGACGGTGAAATCAAGAAGATCTATGAATCAACGGGCTGGGATGCAGAAAAACAACAATATACAGGCAAAACAACTCCTGTAGAATGGACAAGAATCCACAATATGCCGGACTTCGTTTACTTCAACCACTCTCAGCACGTAGTAGCAGGTGAGCAAGCGATTATCAATTCTTTCAACAAAAAGAATCCTGACAGCAAGATTGATGTTGTATGTAAAGCATGTCATGGAAAAATTGATACAATGAATGTGGTACAAATGGCAAACGACTTCACTATGGGATGGTGTATCGAATGTCACAGAACGACTGAAGTTGATATGAACAACGGTTATAATAAAGAATACTTCAAAAATCTACACGAAAAGCTTAAAAAGCAATACCCTCAAGATGGCGGTAAGATTACTGTAGATGCGATTGGAGGTCTTGAGTGTGGTAAATGTCATTATTAATAACTAAAAAATTAGAAGTATAAATGGCTTCAAACAAAATACAATTTAGAAGTATTCACGAACTTAAAGATCCAGCTTTGAATGGTAAGCTGGCTCTGAAAGAGTTCCAAGAAGAAATTCCGGTAGAAGATTTCTTAGGTGATGCTGAGAAAAGCGATGCTAGTACAACAAGAAGAGATTTCTTGAAGCTATTAGGTTTCTCTACCGCAGCAGTTACTTTGGCAGCTTGTGAGGCACCGGTAATCAAAACAATTCCTTATGTGGTAAAGCCGCATGATATTATCCCTGGAGTTCCGAATTATTACGCTTCGACATATTTTGATGGTTTCGATTTCGCAAGTGTTTTAGTAAAAACAAGAGAAGGACGACCGATTAAAATTGAACCAAACCCGGCAGCTGGTGATTTAGGTAAAACTAACGCTAGAGCTCAGGCAAGTGTACTTTCTCTTTATGATAATGATAAAGTAAAACAGCCTAAGCTTGATGGTAAAGACGAAACTTTCGACAAAGTAGATGATTTTGTAATAAAAGGATTAAATGAAGCTGCGGCTTCAGGTAAAAGAATTGTTTTATTATCTCATTCATTTGCTTCACCTACTTTCAAAAAATTATTTGCTGAATTCAAAGCTAAATATCCTACCGCTGAACTGGTAACTTACGATGCAATTCCTTATGCGGCTTCTTTGGATGCTGCACAGGAAGTATTCGGACAGAGAGCATTGCCTGTTTATGACCTTAAAGGTTCTGAGTTGGTAGTTTCTTTCCAGGCTGATTTCTTGGGTGACTACAACGCTTCTAGCTTAGAAACTTCTTATGCCGCTGCAAGAAAACCGGGAGAAAACATGTTGAGACATATTCAAGTGGAGTCAAACATATCATTGACTGGTGCAAATGCAGATTCAAGATACAGATTAAAGCCAAGCGCAGTAAACAAAACTTTGGTTGAGGTTTACAACGCAATCGTTGGAGGTGGCTCTTCAGATAAATTAGCTAATGAGATTGCTAAAGAATTGGCAGCAAAAGGCAGCAAAGCTGTCGTTTTCGCTGATGGTTCTAAAGGCGCTCAGGTTTTAGCTCACTTAATCAACCAAAAATTAGGTTCAGTAGCTTTCACTGGTAAAGCAAACTTCCTGAAAGAATTTGATAAAGTAAGATTCCAGGAATTTTTAGGATGGGTAAATGGTGGACAAGTTGGTGTATTGA
This region includes:
- a CDS encoding PSP1 domain-containing protein, which encodes MSCGCKTSGDSAHSCGTKSANGCESVNTCGNSYKLSVFDWLSNVQNPASNRCDYVEVRFKNDRKSFYKNVNNIPLHIGSVVTVESSPGHDVGVVSLTGELVKIQMKKKRFSDEGSFKIYRLANQKDIEVWQEARKKEETVKVDARKISHRLGLEMKITDVEYQGDASKVTFYYTADNRIDFRMLIKELAGTFRTKIDMKQIGFRQEAAKIGGIGSCGRELCCSTWLTDFRSVNTNVARYQQLSINPQKLAGQCGKLKCCLNYELDSYLDALSHFPSSSTMLDTEKGRAFCIKIDVFKKKMWFAYVDSSMAWYDFDIDLVKKMIAQNKKGERILPLEDLKVPDIALPSVDLIQENSVDRFEKKNRGGGFNKNRNPNQNSNQNRPNNNQGPRKDRPERNDRNERPQKTDRPATDKSANSERPRNTNPNAKPNQNPNQRPPKPQQQSQQPKVQVENTEAKVNSDERTQPPKKKFKKKFPPKKDNNV
- a CDS encoding gliding motility lipoprotein GldH, whose translation is MYRILGSLMLIFLVGCGTSGEDVIMNPINNKWSKKAEQKFKLEITDPQNPKNIIFVVRNNNEYPYSNIRFIVNFINPKSKIAKVDTLNYILAKPNGEWLGTGFGETKETLFQYKTNYKFPEKGTYEIGVLQAMRNDNLPGIEDLGIKVETAKP
- a CDS encoding transglycosylase domain-containing protein, with the translated sequence MNENTQNTGNKGKTFPLPPKKNSKNTAWRRWVKFIWVGFIAVVLGISGLFFAVSQGFLGDMPDVKELENPDIYVASQIISSDGIVLGKFEKEKTQPVTYQELPPHLIYALQAKEDERFKEHSGIDLKSILRAVRFGGERGGGSTITQQLAKLLFTGAASQNKVKRAIQKLKEWVVAVSLEKRYTKEEIITQYFNKFDFLFNANGVEMASRVYFNKKTSELTLPEAATFVAMLENPRKNNPYRYPERAKERRDVVLKQMLETGYIDSTTYEKAISTSISVDFHPIENINDNHSAYFKFYLKKEIDKYVVDYEKETGKQLNLYKDGLKIYVTLDSKMQQYAEEAIKEHLTDLQKRFDAEQRGRKNRPFYLISDKQANDIMMQAVRRTGRYKLLKADNVPEDSIMMEFHKPIKTSRFTWAGEEEVEMSPWDSIRYHKQIAQAGLMSVVPGTGEIKAWVGGIDWQHFQYDHIKQGKRQVGSTFKPFVYATAIMKLGLTPCSTISNASFNKGSYHVPGRGGMLTLKDALAHSQNPVALRLAEMSGTQSVIQTARDLGVTEEISTSLPMALGSSDITIYEMVGAYSTFANYGNYNKPEMIWRIEDANGRVIKEVNAEPKEVMNPNYAYTMIELMKGVAQFGTASGELGRKGISKDVEIAGKTGTTQNNSDGWFMGITPKLATGAWVGWEDRATHFWGTGEGQGAKMALPIWAIYMKKVWADKSLKISPEDKFVKPGDWKDGCTNLQGLSGGYGDDGGLQTIDQIKNPKPADPTPKNNSGKKEDNINENLNSSEEIDFNK
- a CDS encoding protein adenylyltransferase SelO, yielding MNIKNIKQPFIEIFPGDFSKNPAQRNTPKVLFSTINPVGYDEPKLIAFNEKLSEEIGLGKLNETDIDFLVGNNLPENIKTYSTAYAGHQFGNWAGQLGDGRAILAGEIENESGQKTEIQWKGAGATPYSRHADGRAVLRSSVREYLMSEAMYHLGVPTTRALSLSFTGEKVVRDMMYSGNPQEEKGAVVVRTAESFLRFGHFELMSAQKEIDTLQKLADFTIKNYFPEITSEGEQKYKDFFQSVCTKTADLMVEWFRVGFVHGVMNTDNMSILGLTIDYGPFSMMDEYDLNFTPNTTDLPGRRYAFGKQGQISQWNLWQLANSFFPLIKDEKFLEDTLNWYGTYFWEAHDKMLCRKFGFDELKENDEEFFSNWQGLMQELQLDYTLFFNLLQKLDKISDLKTYFQKISYKILDEIKIIKVEDFIEQYHVRLSKNTISKEESLNLMKKTNPKFLLRNYLLFECIEEINEGKTEMLEKLTKALENPYDEIFPEFSVKRPSKYHDISGCSMLSCSS
- a CDS encoding T9SS type A sorting domain-containing protein, with the translated sequence MKKLLLALGILYCFSISAQTLLSENFEAATFPSTWTRTTLVTSRPWDLSTVNFSGTTPQAIALRDNFTITGTNSATLDWIASANTANLTSPSFSLVGAASPSLKFNVVVGWSYMINQDLGDLVAQISTDGGLTWTTLWDEDTETGFTNDSDTNPDTDLYNTVAVQKSLVPYIGQANVRIRFQYTATNADAVAIDDVQVLAATLATDEVSRSITSIYPNPTKGEINIKSDKKIKSSEILDFTGKSILKSSSAKADISSLHKGNYIMQVEFTDGTSISEKIIKE
- a CDS encoding T9SS type A sorting domain-containing protein: MKCKFLILFCLGFLSHLNSQILQQENFDALNAGSIVAQLGMGVEPYQIDNGANGDYVVEASGSGKNLKILCDATNDTSRRLWKDGLDNAWATRTAGNNIIQIEYDYFTGPVSTSNNAGGIELYNDTSEFLLGGLSMQHSNKTLSGIYTTTTGTIGFTDLGTGIPAASVVLPANSWVRLGFAYNTLNGTVTYKGPGFYKTITGTAVKVPFQFNYVAQDILGTNNASSEHLFDNVIVKAVAAETLLLSTNESTPSADYDISIYPSPATDFINVKSKYKITNIYIYDMSGIRMDAEMNNNKVNVQNLKPGIYLIGLKTDKGLITRKFSKR